From a single Adhaeribacter swui genomic region:
- a CDS encoding tyrosine-type recombinase/integrase: MEINRYPRKDRLDKDGKAPIRMMVHYYNKRLPIPTGEKVLYPDGWDSEKQKVKPRQPFASIINQKLDNIEKTLRFVFKVSNDSSIELTNESFKLLFEKVYAAVLASGASESQDDFTNLQLQQAYESYQLNLKKLDIIVDLESTIKPSVISLMHLWVNEEKDRIVEATGRVMSPNTIKGLNSTIKRFVAFEEFYGKPLSLEGMDKHFYAAFREYMLKELNQGINNFGKHVRRLKQFLTWCEDHDEELKINPKYVRFSAPSRYKGVDFLLLTELVAIENLDFKAAPLRNKLYFSYSNKLNENLELSAFDSYIFQLELARDVFLMCCYTGLRISDAQKLAVSDIKQELIIVDTQKTGEYCYIPFFDDGIFKPVALVNKYRNSEQFIFPKCPKINHHLKLIQKLADVDRIVLSTKVGRKTFATTKVYQGVPRHIVMQATGHKTEVSFNRYIGIDEQELVNIFKQQSHKVS, from the coding sequence ATGGAAATAAATCGTTACCCGCGAAAAGATCGGCTTGACAAAGATGGTAAAGCTCCTATTCGCATGATGGTGCATTATTATAATAAACGCCTACCTATTCCTACTGGGGAAAAAGTGTTATATCCTGATGGGTGGGATAGTGAAAAGCAGAAAGTAAAACCACGGCAGCCATTCGCCTCGATAATAAATCAAAAGCTGGATAATATTGAAAAAACGCTTCGGTTTGTTTTTAAGGTTAGTAATGACAGTAGCATAGAACTCACTAATGAAAGTTTTAAGTTGCTGTTTGAAAAAGTTTATGCCGCAGTACTGGCCAGTGGCGCTTCTGAGTCCCAAGATGATTTTACCAACTTGCAGTTGCAGCAAGCATACGAATCATACCAATTAAATTTAAAAAAGCTAGACATAATAGTGGATTTGGAGTCCACGATAAAACCTTCAGTAATTTCGTTGATGCACCTATGGGTTAATGAAGAAAAAGATCGCATCGTAGAAGCAACTGGGAGGGTAATGTCTCCCAATACAATCAAAGGATTAAATTCCACGATAAAGCGATTTGTTGCTTTTGAAGAATTCTACGGCAAACCGCTTAGTCTAGAAGGGATGGATAAACACTTCTACGCGGCTTTTCGCGAATACATGCTAAAAGAATTAAATCAAGGCATAAATAACTTTGGTAAGCATGTACGGCGGCTAAAGCAATTTCTTACTTGGTGTGAGGATCACGATGAGGAATTAAAAATTAATCCTAAATACGTACGTTTCTCGGCACCATCGCGCTACAAAGGAGTTGATTTCTTGCTGTTAACTGAGCTTGTGGCTATTGAAAACCTAGATTTCAAAGCGGCTCCACTCCGCAACAAACTCTACTTCTCTTATTCTAACAAATTAAATGAGAATTTAGAGTTATCTGCTTTTGATTCATACATTTTTCAGCTAGAATTAGCGAGAGATGTATTTTTAATGTGCTGCTATACTGGCCTACGGATAAGTGATGCCCAGAAATTAGCTGTTAGTGATATTAAACAAGAGTTGATTATTGTTGATACTCAAAAAACTGGAGAGTATTGTTATATTCCATTCTTCGATGATGGTATTTTCAAACCTGTAGCTCTGGTTAACAAATACCGCAATTCAGAGCAATTTATTTTTCCTAAATGCCCAAAGATCAATCATCACCTAAAGTTAATCCAAAAGTTAGCCGACGTTGATCGCATTGTATTGAGTACTAAAGTTGGCCGTAAAACTTTTGCTACTACTAAAGTATACCAAGGGGTACCGCGCCACATAGTTATGCAAGCTACTGGTCATAAAACTGAGGTTTCATTCAACAGATACATTGGAATTGATGAGCAAGAACTAGTTAATATTTTTAAGCAGCAATCCCATAAAGTTTCGTAA
- a CDS encoding helix-turn-helix domain-containing protein codes for MIGENIKKAIEDSDLTPEQVAAHAEMSVANLYKIYKRDSVESRYLVKIAEILRLPVEYLLYNKKVSKNTYYNVKLNGIANTMGHVTKQKITIPGNLNDNSKISMDKVLHELALCRAENASLVKELQLKDEIIELLKKIK; via the coding sequence ATGATTGGGGAGAATATTAAGAAGGCTATCGAGGACTCCGATTTAACTCCGGAGCAAGTGGCAGCGCATGCCGAAATGAGTGTAGCTAATTTGTATAAGATATATAAACGGGATTCAGTGGAGAGCAGGTATCTTGTTAAAATAGCCGAGATACTTCGTCTACCAGTAGAGTATTTGCTTTACAACAAGAAAGTGTCGAAAAATACTTACTACAATGTTAAGCTAAATGGTATAGCCAATACGATGGGTCATGTCACTAAACAAAAGATTACCATTCCTGGCAACTTAAACGATAATTCAAAAATTAGCATGGATAAGGTTTTACATGAATTGGCTTTATGTCGGGCGGAGAATGCGAGCTTAGTCAAGGAATTGCAATTGAAGGATGAAATTATTGAGCTTCTAAAAAAGATCAAATAG
- a CDS encoding helix-turn-helix transcriptional regulator, producing the protein MTPNDLLTVGDLNTLKTEIRGMLDELKPSLANAKDRYLNIQEIVEFTGHSDKTVRRWIKEGKKDRFGKVFKLEAEEFSPSNYRVLRSTLIAFGKIKGCIPAGPEGSSK; encoded by the coding sequence ATGACACCAAACGACCTATTAACCGTGGGGGATTTAAATACCTTGAAAACAGAAATTCGAGGGATGTTAGATGAATTAAAGCCGTCTTTAGCTAACGCCAAAGATCGCTATTTAAACATTCAAGAAATTGTAGAATTCACGGGGCATAGTGATAAAACGGTGCGTCGGTGGATTAAGGAAGGCAAGAAAGATCGTTTTGGGAAAGTTTTTAAGCTCGAAGCCGAAGAATTTTCCCCAAGTAATTACCGGGTATTGCGCAGCACCCTGATTGCTTTTGGAAAAATAAAAGGCTGTATCCCCGCCGGTCCAGAAGGAAGCAGTAAATAA
- the dnaG gene encoding DNA primase, which yields MSYNKRISDDTIQKVKQVDIVAVVGAYLPLKTTGTRHQACCPFHVEKTPSFSINEVKQIFKCFGCGAAGDSIAFVQKKENWSFAEAVLDIATKNGIPLEYENLSGEQQQEAEQAYQVRKSRQLLLEYALAYYQANDLPATWPQQRRLHETTLLDFKVALAPAEKDQFFKDATAAGYQPDQLLLAGLIREVTLESKTVAYDFFQDRILFPIHDHRGQLVAFTGRLVREPAPDATYKPPKYLNSPDTVWTKGDHLYGLHLAGKHIQEKQFAYLVEGNVDVLSFYQADFKNTVAPCGTALTLNQIQLLKKYTDTVVIVPDHDAAGLKALHKNAQLLIEQGFIVRVLLPGKERDPDEEIRKLITPEKIGEWLRDTKEYISGYLLDECQSQGCLSPHEKAEQITRMGTVLELIEKDILRNTYFDEVCERWPDFKKNYKLQKRKSETDSQELSKLESTTRAAYFDFGYYEKDGCYYTYEKKQEIMICNFTIEILYFVLSENEPKYVCIFRNMFGKVRTTAVSTDDFTGVGTFKRAIGKLGAFIFDGTETHLNKIKMKLFDGVIEAVQPRYMGYNSHGDFYTWANGLFYDGQFIKSDKYGIVPLRKPIKSLEELAQVTSDSQVEINKSLLFFRSYNQFITQLPADQLQEQLTAGKVYQLSYYYLPFSTTLKLNPEEDDTYELERMFRHFEKPGLTFERWATLLVEAYGNNGKVMVCFFLAALYRDIIFKENSNYFPLLDHFGPRGAGKSKGAESLAAMFGEYPEDGVNIEGGSTATGIRRYMASVRNGLIWLNEYKNTASDQLIGMLKGIADGSGKMTGRATGGNETKNYKPQSAALLCGQDLPTKDPALLSRTIISEFNEQTKQTSVTAYQELKQLEKDGYTTSVTCQMLQYRSHMKHYRQVEPKINQKVKAKCREVLEFPPDDRAVLNISTLLTTYQILAEQGQVQFPFSYEDIQQELVTRLKLQVEIQAVSDDVEQYLLVLQSIREVREGEHYKIQREADGVTKLFLRTKAVHNFYLATARTQNITPLGISTIRVYLEKHRAFLEVRERGVHFPELANTTSAMVLNYDLLRRQGIEFQTKTNLQQLTSEDDPSAKLARLIKLNGNAPELIAAFVKDQPLDQWLSTEELLADFNYNKSPKMARDKFMEAIHQNAQVAPNRQYDFSDKTGTMVRFKQYF from the coding sequence ATGAGTTATAATAAACGGATCAGTGATGATACCATTCAAAAAGTAAAACAAGTAGATATTGTGGCGGTGGTGGGGGCTTACTTACCCCTAAAAACCACCGGTACCCGGCACCAAGCCTGCTGTCCTTTTCACGTCGAGAAAACGCCATCGTTTTCGATCAATGAGGTGAAGCAAATTTTTAAGTGTTTCGGCTGTGGTGCGGCCGGCGACAGCATTGCTTTTGTGCAGAAAAAAGAAAACTGGAGCTTCGCCGAAGCTGTGCTTGATATCGCCACTAAAAATGGCATTCCGCTAGAGTACGAGAATTTATCTGGGGAGCAGCAGCAAGAAGCCGAGCAAGCCTACCAGGTCCGTAAATCCCGGCAGCTGTTACTCGAGTACGCTCTTGCTTACTATCAGGCCAATGATTTACCAGCTACTTGGCCGCAGCAAAGACGCTTACACGAAACAACGTTACTGGACTTTAAAGTAGCTTTAGCGCCGGCCGAGAAGGACCAGTTTTTTAAAGACGCTACTGCCGCTGGCTACCAACCTGATCAACTCTTACTAGCCGGTCTGATCCGGGAAGTCACGCTGGAAAGTAAAACGGTGGCTTACGACTTTTTTCAAGACCGCATCCTTTTTCCTATCCACGATCACCGGGGGCAGCTAGTCGCTTTCACGGGTAGACTAGTGAGAGAACCAGCGCCAGATGCAACGTATAAACCTCCCAAGTACCTGAACTCCCCGGACACTGTCTGGACCAAGGGCGATCACCTCTACGGGCTACATTTGGCCGGCAAACACATTCAGGAGAAGCAATTTGCTTACCTGGTGGAAGGCAACGTGGATGTGCTGAGCTTTTACCAAGCAGATTTTAAAAATACCGTAGCGCCTTGCGGTACGGCTTTAACTTTAAACCAGATCCAACTTTTAAAAAAATATACGGATACCGTCGTGATCGTGCCCGACCACGATGCGGCTGGCCTAAAAGCGCTGCATAAGAATGCCCAGCTATTGATTGAGCAAGGTTTTATTGTGCGGGTATTGTTGCCGGGCAAAGAACGGGATCCGGATGAGGAGATTAGAAAACTTATTACTCCCGAGAAAATAGGGGAGTGGCTTCGGGATACTAAAGAATATATCTCCGGCTACTTGCTGGATGAATGCCAATCGCAAGGCTGCTTATCTCCCCACGAAAAAGCGGAGCAGATTACTCGTATGGGCACAGTGCTGGAGCTCATCGAGAAAGACATCCTGCGGAATACCTATTTCGACGAAGTCTGCGAACGCTGGCCAGATTTCAAAAAGAACTACAAGCTGCAAAAACGTAAGTCTGAAACTGATTCCCAGGAACTCTCCAAGCTGGAGTCTACCACGCGGGCCGCTTATTTTGACTTTGGCTACTACGAAAAAGACGGATGCTATTATACTTACGAGAAAAAGCAGGAGATCATGATCTGTAACTTTACCATTGAGATCCTCTACTTCGTACTCTCGGAAAATGAACCCAAGTACGTTTGTATCTTCCGTAATATGTTTGGCAAGGTTCGCACCACGGCCGTATCTACTGATGATTTTACGGGCGTGGGCACGTTTAAACGCGCCATCGGTAAACTGGGCGCCTTTATCTTTGACGGCACGGAAACCCACCTGAACAAAATTAAAATGAAGCTCTTTGACGGGGTGATTGAAGCCGTGCAACCGCGCTACATGGGCTACAATTCCCACGGGGACTTCTACACCTGGGCCAACGGATTGTTCTATGATGGCCAGTTCATTAAATCCGATAAGTACGGCATCGTGCCCTTGAGAAAACCAATTAAAAGCTTAGAAGAGCTCGCGCAAGTAACTTCGGATAGCCAGGTGGAAATAAATAAGTCTTTATTGTTTTTTCGTTCCTATAATCAGTTTATTACCCAACTACCCGCCGACCAACTGCAAGAACAGCTAACAGCTGGCAAGGTGTACCAGCTCTCGTATTATTACCTGCCTTTTTCGACAACCCTGAAACTAAATCCGGAGGAAGATGATACTTACGAGCTCGAGCGCATGTTCCGGCACTTTGAAAAACCCGGCCTTACCTTCGAGCGCTGGGCCACGCTCCTGGTGGAAGCCTACGGCAATAACGGCAAAGTGATGGTGTGCTTCTTCTTGGCAGCCTTGTACCGGGATATCATCTTTAAAGAAAACAGTAATTACTTTCCCTTGCTGGACCACTTTGGCCCCCGGGGAGCGGGTAAGAGCAAAGGAGCTGAATCTTTAGCGGCCATGTTCGGGGAATACCCTGAAGATGGGGTGAACATTGAAGGGGGGAGTACCGCCACCGGGATCCGCCGCTACATGGCTTCGGTCCGCAATGGCTTGATCTGGCTCAACGAATACAAAAATACGGCCTCTGATCAATTAATTGGGATGCTCAAAGGCATTGCCGACGGTAGCGGCAAGATGACCGGCCGGGCTACTGGGGGCAACGAAACCAAGAACTATAAACCGCAGTCCGCAGCCTTGCTCTGTGGCCAGGATCTGCCCACAAAGGATCCGGCATTACTCTCCCGCACGATTATATCGGAGTTCAACGAGCAAACTAAGCAGACCAGCGTGACTGCTTACCAGGAGTTAAAACAGCTCGAGAAAGATGGTTATACCACGAGTGTCACTTGCCAGATGCTCCAGTACCGCAGTCACATGAAACACTACCGCCAGGTAGAACCTAAAATAAACCAAAAAGTTAAAGCCAAATGCCGCGAGGTATTGGAGTTCCCGCCCGATGACCGGGCCGTGCTAAACATCAGCACCCTGCTGACTACTTACCAGATCTTGGCCGAACAAGGCCAGGTGCAATTTCCGTTCAGCTACGAGGATATCCAGCAAGAGCTCGTTACCCGCTTGAAGCTGCAGGTAGAAATACAAGCGGTATCCGATGACGTGGAACAGTATTTACTCGTGCTGCAATCCATCCGGGAAGTGCGGGAAGGGGAGCACTACAAAATCCAGCGGGAAGCTGACGGTGTAACCAAGCTGTTCCTACGCACCAAAGCCGTCCATAATTTCTACCTGGCCACCGCCCGGACGCAAAACATTACGCCTTTGGGCATTAGCACCATCCGGGTCTACCTGGAGAAGCACCGCGCCTTTCTGGAAGTCAGGGAAAGAGGGGTGCACTTTCCGGAACTGGCCAATACCACGAGCGCCATGGTGCTCAATTACGATTTGCTGCGCCGGCAAGGCATCGAGTTCCAAACCAAGACCAACCTGCAGCAATTAACCTCCGAAGATGATCCGAGCGCAAAGCTAGCGCGCTTGATAAAACTAAATGGCAATGCCCCGGAGCTCATCGCGGCCTTCGTAAAGGATCAACCGTTGGACCAGTGGCTGAGCACGGAAGAGTTACTGGCTGACTTTAACTACAACAAAAGCCCCAAGATGGCCCGGGACAAGTTTATGGAAGCCATTCACCAGAATGCTCAGGTAGCACCGAATCGGCAATATGACTTTTCGGATAAAACTGGTACCATGGTCAGGTTTAAGCAATATTTTTAA